The stretch of DNA GCCGTCCATTCGATCATCGCTTTCTTCAATATCGATTACATCTTCGATGTCTCTATCTCATACGATACAGGGTAGTGTTAGTTCAACAGAAAAGGTTATATCTGGCGGTTCTTCGTCCATAACTAGTACGTCTGAAAGTCTATTAGTACAAAGTTCTTTTAGAACAACAGCTACGCTTTCGCTACGAAAGTCGAATCTGTCCGTAGTTATTACACAAAATGTTTCGCCGTCTCTGAAGAGCTCTTCGATTTGGCAATCAATACCAACTGGTAAAAAGACATCGATCGTTCCGACGTTTATTGCTACATTGGCGGCTGCGTCGGATCAAACGATTTCACAAAAATCGGTAGGCCTACTCTCGACACAAATAAAATCTGTAAGACGCAGTTTCGCTTCAACATTGACTGTGTCGTCAAGCCTGGTAGATCATAATACTATATCACAGATGCCCATCGATACAAAAACAGCATCACCAGCGTCGTATAGTAAATCGTCAATTCAGGCAAGCACCGACACAACTCCATTGACAACTGAAACCCCCAACATGACGCAAACTTCAAGATCATCGTCCGTCTTGATTACACCAACAACGCAATCTCCGCGTGTCTCACCGACGCAAAGAGAATCCAGTGAAGAGATTTCGCCCAAGGAAACCTCGACTGCGATCGTGACAATAGTTCATCCAAGTACAACCGATACGCTCATCATGACGCAAATCACTAAAACATCGTCGAATTATTCTACCTCAATGATTGATTCTGAATACGCGCAGACGATTGTCTCGACTACGATCCGTCCTTCTCCTTCCCACACGCAATCGTCATCTTCCTCCTTGATATCTATATCAACCCCACCTATTGTACCCGTCAGTGATCTATTACGAGTGATGGTATCCGTCGAACCAACGGAAAACATTCTCAGTTCAAAGTTCGGACAAACTATTGAATCAGGTAATACCTTTCGATTAACTCCAGTATTTATTGAATGTATTGCAATTTGCATCTGCATATCATAAAAGCGTAAGATTCGATAACCTTAGGATACATGTACACGAAATAGTCGTCAGTTAAATGTAGACTATATATAGATAAACAATTTCCAATCAACCAAATCTAATGCTCACATTCTACTTACTTTTTACCAGTAATAAAGGTCAGTTTTAATAACAGTTCATTgcttaattcaattcattttgtttaccTCTGATTTAAAGTTAGGCTGCCCTGTAGACTCAGGCTTTTGATTTTACTCAGCCTAAATATATGTTTATCTTCATCTTAATGGAAAGGATTGCGACTGCTTTACATAAAAGCACTTGCAAAACTACGGCGTCGCAGATCACCGGTAAACGTTGACGATCGCCACTTAAACAAAAGACGGCTAAGACGAGCAGTGACTGAGCAACAGTCTGGAAACGTCGAGGCAAAAGTAAGATGCATAGCTTTGTCATAACTAATCTCTCAGTTGGGGATCTTCAACTAGTATATTCAACTGCTTATTTTAAAGGTCACAGATGCGGAAAGAAAAGATTCCAACGTTGCAAAGATCAACTTTTATATGACTCAGGATGGTTCGACGGTTGCCGGGAACACAGCTGAAAAGGTTTTCAGCAAACTCTCAATTGCTGAGCTCAGTGCAAAGCTTGGTTACCCGGTAAGctatgaattctatcttattACGATAATCGAACCATAAGATTCCCCAAAATCTGAATTAAGAATTCAGGAGATCGGCGCGAATCCACTGTATGTGTCAAACCGGTATAGAGGTCTTGCACTTGACGCCATGGTTGTTTACCAACCAGTACGGAAGACTTACCATAAGCATCAAGATCAGCAGTTCTGAGTGAAGATTTGACTTCTTTAAAATGAACTCAGACCTTACAACTCATGACTGTGAAATCGGGTCCATAACAACACAACATAACGCAGGGGATTTACAAAATTAACATAAGGttttttatgtaaatcatAAATTGTGTTTGCCATCAAGAATAGGGATCACTTTTGCATCTGCGGTCGTATTGAGGTAAAACTATTGACAATCGATCTATATCTCGTATAGGTATTGGAGCCAATTTTGGCAGAAAATGCACCACCGCCGGGAGTTGGAGGAGAGACGATCACGATGCCCACGTGGATGATAATCGCGATCGTAGCGCCGATCACGATCTTCaccatcgtcatcatcataattttcatatgcgtgaaaaaacacaagaTGCAAAAAGACCGACTCCGGAAATTACAGGAAAATCGACGATTAGAACAGGTAAGGGGCTGACAATAAGATACATCCAAGGTCGAGGGGGAGGGTGGGTATGTGAACTTTAGACTTTTGTGGACAAGGGGAGGAGGTTGTTTGGATATGGACAACTTACATCCTGTTAGCCAGAACAAATCATTCATGAAAGGTCTAATAACATCTGTTTGTATTCAGATCGTCAAGGGAAAGCGTCATTGGTACAGTGTACGTGATTCTGGAAGCGGCGAGAAATCGCTGTCTCCTCCAGTACCATCGCAAACTCCCACCCCAAATACTGCAAGAAGAAAGCGTCGAGTCGCGCCAGCCCCACCGCCAAATACTGCTCCTTATAGCCCGAGCATCGAGAGAGAAAGTCATAGTAAAACCGACGATGCGGACGGTGCATCCGGCTCGAAGAAGCGAAAAGGAAAGTTTACATTGCGCAATATGTCATTGGCGACGTTTTTATTGCCATCTCACAGACGCTTGGCGTTAACTATGTCACCAGAATCTACCTCGACGCCGACTGTTTCCCCGGTCGATCGAACTCCGCTGATCGAAGAAAATATTCAGACGGACAACATACCGTCGTCGACAACAGTTCGATTTGACGAAGTCGATCGTAAAGTATCGACGTATACGATTGACTCGATGAGCTCGATGGCCATTGCGCCTCTACCGATTTCGCCGCCATCGGGACTATCAACAGTTGACGAGGTGCCTACTCCGACCCGTACAACCGCCGCCTCGGTTCATACAACCGACAGCGATGTACgagagagagtagagagaccGGTTCCACCGGACTGTCTATCCGTCTTATCGCTAAACGGCTCTTCCCCGACGAAACCGGTGACGCACGATGTCGGCACAGAGTTCGAACCGAAACTAGTCCCCGAGCAGGCAGTCAACACATCAGTGCAAACGTCACCATTTCCTTCACGACAGGTAACTGAATAGCCTAAATCTATGaggaaaaaattactatcaacCATTCCACATCATATCGAAATAGTGAATAAATAGACCGGTATCTGGAGAGATTTATGATAGATTTTGTAGATCATCCAGACAATATTTTTGAGTTTTTCTCCGCTTTCTAGCCATCGTTAGACAAGGAAAATATTGCAAGACTGTCAGATCAACGCCGCATGAGTAAATCTGGTAACAGGTAAGAAACATACAACTCAATTTGGCGGTCCGGCTACACAGTGTTCCCGGCGCCCGTTCGATTTTTTCAATGACGTCTCACTCCATTTTGGAGCCGGTTGTTTGGAAAACTATCGactgaaaatgtaaaaaactgTTTAAAACTTACTGTTTCTGTAATCGTCATCTTTCCGAAATTGTATTACGACGTTTGGGCGTCTAGCCCGGCCCGCTTGTGCCTACGGATATGGACTGCGTATAACGGACAGGATGTCCTGTCCATTAATCCGTCTATCCGGACggtggcagcactagacggtctTATGGGTATTGTTTTGGCAACAAGCGGGCACTTTCCGGGTTATTTCCAGTTACGAGCGAAATAAACTCTTTGTATGTTAATATATACTTCAGAATTAGTTTTCGAGTCGAGAGAAGTGAAAACTCTTACTGATATATGTTTTGAATCGCACGCATTTTTCCTGAATTCGATCGAAAAAGGTTGATTTTACGATGAATTCTGTAACAAATCCAACAAACGGATTCGTCAGCGCTTTTTTATATAATTATGGCGCTTTATAGTTTGACGTAAAAAATTCTGTGAAATGCATATCTGCATGAAAAATCATAAAGCAAAAAGGTGTTGagattcaaatgaaattgtacATCCAAAACAAAAGGTCAGACGGTGTGTACAACAGGGCTAGCCAGGGCCGGGctcatatatttcatttgaagTTTGTAGCAGGATGATCATCCAATATCCCAGGTACTTTCTGTTTTATAGTACCTGGGATATTTACTGGATGATCTTAGTAGATTCATCAAAAGCTTTACCAAAATCTTCCCGTGgatgaatgtttttttgttatgaaaaattgtgaaaacGGCAAATGCTTGGAtgtgaaaaaaatgtgaaaattccaaAGTTCACCAACCTGACCcaaattgtttatttataatttttgaatatagCAATACCGCCGGGGCTGTGGCTGCTGACGATAATGATGCCGGGGAAGTGATTTTTAAACCTCGTATTGCGAAACGTGTTTCATCCGCTGATAGATTATACACTGATGAATACATGGATGTGGAGGTAGGTTCCTCATGTCTGAAACACCAAGAGttataaccattgttttgcattgttactatggtggttgtcacccaaatcgaggatttacccctagggataactctgacactcagtctatgaaacagGGCCCTGGTCAATTAGAAGAAGCAAGgtatcattattttttttccttaactcttaaatttcatttgtttgtttcaGGCTGGATACGAGTCGTCTCCGGCTGGAGTTTATGAAAACGTTGCTAAGCTCAGTCGTCTCGACGAGCGATTAATGCCCGCTCTACCTTCGACCGTCCGTCCACCCGTTCGTCTACGATCTACCGTTCTTCCAGATATCGAAAGCATCGACGTCGAAGATGATTTCACGCCCGCGCCCGTACAGCCTCACTTCGCCGCCGAGCTTAAACAGAGGCCTAGAGTTCCCGTAAAGCTTATGGTAACGTATTGATTTACTAGTACTAGTACTGATCAGCCTTCAGCAGTTTGAACAAAGGAAATGTCTCCGAAGACTCAAAGGCAGATTCAGGTTCTTAATAGATAGGATTTTTAATAGATAGGTTTTGCATCTAGCGAAGCCGGTGCAAAACAATTGTGAGGGAATAGGGTACAAGCGACcacagaaaattttgataatctaAGTAATGTTTGGTGCATTGTGAGGGCTTAAGGCTTTGCTGATTTGCTGAATTGAAAATCGTTGGATCAAGTACACTGGAAAATCCAATGTAAAGCCACGGGTATTGCCAATACAGTCTCTAAAACTCTGAGAGTTGTAGCGATAGCATAAGACACCCTTTTCTCATTAAATCTTATTTTGTTCTCATGTTCAGGATCCATGGAGTGGTGCACAGGACTTCACGATTCAAGACCGCGTCGAAATGGAGAAAATTCGCAACAAAAATCGTCAGAGGGAAAGACAGCAGCTTTTACTGCAAGTATGTAAAATGTTTGCATTTCCGCTTCTGAAAGTAAAAGCAAGACGGCCGTATCAAATTGAGAATCTCAACAGAAAAATGCTGTTCCATGTAGTTAATCATATTCCAATGTCTGGCGAAACCAATGTCTGGAAACTGTCCAGTTCCTTATTTAATCTCAGTCCGTTTAGTGACTAAGCTGCAGTCCTGTTGCTGACTTGTATGATTCAtgtattcctttcaatttctttttgtagCTAAAAGAAGAAAGGGAAAAACAGAGTAATCCGTCATCCTCTAGCCACAGGTGTGTAAGAATAATCTGCTACGTTTACATCATTCCAAACACATAGACGTTTGTTGCCAAGAATTATAGGGTACAAAGTTAGTACCATAAAAATGTCCTTAAGTATCGGGGTGACCAGAATTGAATCAGTTCTTAATCCATTTTACACAGTATTGAAGGActgcaaaaaatcattttttttcaagaatagaaaaaaatccaGCCAttctatgaaatgaatttaacaATAAGCGATTATGTTCCTATGctgtttaaaaataaatttcatttcatggtCTATTATTTATAGCAGAAGGAAGAAGCATGGTCATCGACGTAGCTGGTCTCGATACGATGACAGTCAACAGTACGCTTACAGTGATGATATCGTAAGTATATGTTACGTTGATAATGATTGTAACTGACGCAAAGCATTTACAATTTCTGAAAAGACCTTTATAgttttaatcatttcaaattacgCCATAAGGTCATAGAATATTTTATTGAGTATCCCAATAACtttgaaaagttatttttcaacGTTTGTTGGATTGGTTTTTCTTTCGACAGAATATGGTTAAACTCGGACATAATATGAGGGCAAGGCCTCGACGAGCAAAATATGATCCTGAATCCACTCAGCAACGATCTCAGGTCAGTTCATACACCCCTGAACTAGTCATACTCCCTTCCTATTGGCACTCACAACCATTCTAGTGTGAAgtcttgatttttttttaaagtatgttcagatgaaatatctagtgttagttcattttcaattcaaagtccTGAACAATCACTTTTCAAAGGTGTTCTGATAAAAggtttaaaatgataaaatgtctggtgtttgtagttcattttcaatgaatggaaTTTCTCAAGTGAAGCCCAGAActcatgtgaagtgtggatatTGTgagaatgatgatgaattattgaatatcTGAGGGTTGCCAGGGTCCAGGTTGCGAATTGCAGATTTCTACACGCATTTTAATAGATAATAATCATCTGTTGTTTTTATTCAGGATCTGTTCCGGCAATTGAATCAATCGCGTAccgtagcgccacctataccGGTGTCCTCCGTCGATGTCTACAGCGATCGCGCGCCGTCCGAGATTGCCAAACGTTTATTAGACAATGCGTTTCCGTTGACGGCCGCTACGAAACAATCCGTCCCTCCGtctcagcagcagcagcagcggcggcatCACGATCCACAGCTGCCGATTACGATGCCGATAACGCGCAGCGTTTCGAATCCACGCGACGACAAACGCCAAAAACCGTCGGAAAGTATTGATCTCGATGATTCATTGTCCGATTTGAGGCAAGCGTATAGCGGTTTACTGACTCCGAAAATAAAGGACGAACTTTATGCGTCGAAGCCGAGAtagtgaatgaaaatattgtttgttctcatcaaatcaaaccttCAAAACTGACAACCGCTGCTATCAAAGAGTAGTAGTTGCTACTCTGCTAAGACAAGAGCTTAATTACTtccaaaatcatcaaaatactTTCTAAATCAGAATAGTTTCTAGTTCATTATCAATCGGATTAttaattttcatgtcaaatCGCCCCCACTAGTGGTGAAAACTACTACAAAATGGAAATACCAGATGGCCTGAACCTTATTATCAACAATAACTATTTGAATAATGGCATAATTTACTTAGTATTATTAGACGTGAATGGAAAAtacgaatttgaattttcctgATGCTAGGGAAAATCATTTGCAAATTTTTTGTATATCGCAAGTGCAGCATAAAACATCCAAATGTTGATTTAACAAATAGAATTTGATTCGTAAATTTAGTTGgatgaatttgtaaattttcgaTGCAGGGTCAGTTTGCGCGAAAgattcttttgaaaatttaggaCTGAAATGCAGTTCGACAGATGCGAGTTAATGTTCTAATTCAAGGGTaagtaattgattgaaaatcaactagattcgACTCAAACTGTTAACGCGTACAACTGCAATTGATAAGAACAGTGAAAGT from Tubulanus polymorphus chromosome 11, tnTubPoly1.2, whole genome shotgun sequence encodes:
- the LOC141913342 gene encoding uncharacterized protein LOC141913342 translates to MHSRAILGHLADVYNYLKRLLLSVSSNASPVSSSINLPSTPSISSHITSLSSSNVPTASTATQHTSAAKDIPYRDQKYFKARKLKEFNASPSDIDLDKVTRTKDLTSDVNIQSSKLENSFITEKENVQLFKTTTLQEVFMTYDDSKTKHTYDLPLEVMTYPVSETDTASSSGIIEEASTMIFTSRVASSTSLSDTKEAQLSSTPLSSSGGTALETNTTVGLNLVPSQDIANEISQTITESVMSQTNNMTVLSSSIFYSSRNKATLYTMNPDMEKEDTVSMPIDTKTASPASYSKSSIQASTDTTPLTTETPNMTQTSRSSSVLITPTTQSPRVSPTQRESSEEISPKETSTAIVTIVHPSTTDTLIMTQITKTSSNYSTSMIDSEYAQTIVSTTIRPSPSHTQSSSSSLISISTPPIVPVSDLLRVMVTDAERKDSNVAKINFYMTQDGSTVAGNTAEKVFSKLSIAELSAKLGYPVLEPILAENAPPPGVGGETITMPTWMIIAIVAPITIFTIVIIIIFICVKKHKMQKDRLRKLQENRRLEQIVKGKRHWYSVRDSGSGEKSLSPPVPSQTPTPNTARRKRRVAPAPPPNTAPYSPSIERESHSKTDDADGASGSKKRKGKFTLRNMSLATFLLPSHRRLALTMSPESTSTPTVSPVDRTPLIEENIQTDNIPSSTTVRFDEVDRKVSTYTIDSMSSMAIAPLPISPPSGLSTVDEVPTPTRTTAASVHTTDSDVRERVERPVPPDCLSVLSLNGSSPTKPVTHDVGTEFEPKLVPEQAVNTSVQTSPFPSRQPSLDKENIARLSDQRRMSKSGNSNTAGAVAADDNDAGEVIFKPRIAKRVSSADRLYTDEYMDVEAGYESSPAGVYENVAKLSRLDERLMPALPSTVRPPVRLRSTVLPDIESIDVEDDFTPAPVQPHFAAELKQRPRVPVKLMDPWSGAQDFTIQDRVEMEKIRNKNRQRERQQLLLQLKEEREKQSNPSSSSHSRRKKHGHRRSWSRYDDSQQYAYSDDINMVKLGHNMRARPRRAKYDPESTQQRSQDLFRQLNQSRTVAPPIPVSSVDVYSDRAPSEIAKRLLDNAFPLTAATKQSVPPSQQQQQRRHHDPQLPITMPITRSVSNPRDDKRQKPSESIDLDDSLSDLRQAYSGLLTPKIKDELYASKPR